In Nocardia yunnanensis, one DNA window encodes the following:
- the infB gene encoding translation initiation factor IF-2: MAGKARVHELAKELGVTSKELLARLKEQGEFVKSASSTVEAPVARRLRESLAPKSAPSGGAKPATPKSNGEGAPRPAAKPATPGAGPRPGPRPAAPAAQTPAPAAQAPAQQAPAARAESPAARPAPGKPESAAKPAARENAAPAAASASAAPAAPAPQAPRSDAPRPGAPAPRPAQQSSAPAAPGTPRPAGPKPGPKAPRVGNNPFSSAPERPAPRPAPRPGGQQQGGPRPGPAQGGPRPGPQGGPRPGQDRQGARPGGPGQGGPRPGPGQGGPRPGPGQGGPRPAAAGQGGPRPGGPRPSPGSMPPRPNPGAMPARAQRPAGGPGGAGRPARPGGPGAGGGRPGGGGGGYRGGGAPGAGAGAGAGGNTGAPGGFRGRPGGGGGGGRPGSGGGRGGAAGAFGRPGGAPRKGRKSKRAKRAEYENQQAPIAGGIRLPRGNGEIVRLARGASLSDFAEKIGANPASLVQALFNLGEMVTATQSVNEETLELLGSEMNYVVHVVSPEDEDRELLANFDLTYGEDDGDEDDLQVRPPVVTVMGHVDHGKTRLLDTIRKANVREGEAGGITQHIGAYQVLAEVNDEDRLITFIDTPGHEAFTAMRARGAKATDIAILVVAADDGVMPQTVEAINHAQAADVPIVVAVNKIDKEGANPQKIRQQLTEYGLVAEEYGGDTMFVDISAKQGTNIEQLLEAVVLTADASLDLRANPNMDAQGVAIEAHLDRGRGPVATVLIQRGTLRVGDSIVAGDAYGRVRRMVDEHGDDVEAALPSRPVQVIGFTSVPGAGDNLLVVEEDRIARQIADRRNARKRNALAARSRKRISLEDLDAALKETSELNLILKGDNSGTVEALEEALLGIDVGDEVRLRVIDRGVGGVTETNVNLASASNAIIIGFNVRAEGKATELANREGVDIRYYSVIYQAIDEIEKALKGLLKPIYEEHELGRAEIRQIFRSSKFGNIAGCWVLSGSVKRNAKARLIRDNVVITETTIQSLRREKDDVTEVREGYECGLTVGFNDIKDGDIIEAYELREKPRD; this comes from the coding sequence GTGGCAGGCAAGGCCCGCGTGCACGAGTTGGCTAAAGAACTCGGTGTCACGAGCAAAGAACTACTCGCGCGGCTCAAGGAGCAGGGCGAGTTCGTGAAGTCGGCGAGCTCGACGGTGGAAGCACCCGTCGCGCGTCGCCTGCGGGAGTCGCTCGCACCCAAGAGCGCCCCGTCCGGGGGCGCCAAGCCGGCGACCCCCAAGTCCAACGGTGAGGGCGCTCCGCGTCCCGCCGCCAAGCCGGCCACCCCCGGTGCCGGCCCCCGTCCGGGACCGCGTCCCGCCGCCCCGGCGGCGCAGACCCCGGCTCCCGCGGCCCAGGCCCCGGCTCAGCAGGCTCCGGCCGCTCGCGCCGAGTCCCCGGCGGCCCGCCCGGCGCCGGGTAAGCCCGAGTCGGCCGCCAAGCCCGCCGCACGCGAAAACGCTGCTCCCGCAGCCGCTTCCGCGTCGGCTGCCCCCGCTGCCCCGGCCCCGCAGGCCCCGCGTTCGGATGCTCCGCGTCCGGGCGCCCCGGCCCCGCGTCCGGCGCAGCAGTCCAGTGCTCCGGCCGCGCCGGGCACCCCGCGTCCGGCCGGACCGAAGCCCGGTCCGAAGGCGCCGCGGGTCGGCAACAACCCCTTCTCCTCGGCTCCCGAGCGTCCCGCGCCGCGGCCGGCTCCCCGTCCGGGTGGCCAGCAGCAGGGCGGCCCGCGTCCGGGTCCGGCCCAGGGTGGTCCGCGTCCGGGTCCGCAGGGTGGTCCGCGTCCGGGTCAGGATCGGCAGGGCGCGCGCCCGGGCGGTCCCGGCCAGGGTGGCCCGCGTCCGGGTCCCGGTCAGGGCGGTCCCCGTCCGGGTCCGGGTCAGGGTGGTCCGCGTCCGGCCGCTGCCGGTCAGGGCGGTCCCCGTCCCGGCGGCCCGCGTCCGAGCCCCGGCTCGATGCCTCCCCGTCCCAACCCGGGTGCCATGCCGGCGCGCGCTCAGCGTCCGGCCGGTGGACCCGGCGGCGCCGGTCGTCCGGCCCGCCCGGGTGGTCCGGGTGCGGGTGGCGGTCGTCCCGGTGGCGGTGGCGGCGGTTACCGCGGTGGCGGCGCTCCCGGCGCCGGCGCCGGTGCGGGCGCCGGTGGTAACACCGGTGCGCCCGGTGGTTTCCGCGGTCGTCCCGGCGGCGGTGGCGGCGGTGGCCGTCCCGGTTCCGGTGGTGGTCGCGGCGGCGCCGCGGGTGCCTTCGGTCGTCCCGGCGGCGCGCCTCGCAAGGGCCGTAAGTCGAAGCGGGCGAAGCGCGCCGAGTACGAGAACCAGCAGGCTCCGATCGCCGGTGGCATCCGGCTGCCCCGCGGCAACGGCGAGATCGTTCGCCTCGCCCGCGGCGCCTCGCTGTCCGATTTCGCCGAGAAGATCGGCGCCAACCCGGCCTCGCTGGTCCAGGCGCTGTTCAACCTCGGTGAGATGGTCACCGCGACCCAGTCGGTGAACGAGGAGACCCTCGAGCTGCTGGGTTCGGAGATGAACTACGTCGTGCACGTGGTCTCCCCGGAGGACGAGGACCGCGAGCTGCTGGCCAACTTCGACCTCACCTACGGCGAGGACGACGGCGACGAGGACGACCTGCAGGTCCGTCCGCCGGTCGTGACCGTCATGGGTCACGTCGACCACGGTAAGACCCGACTGCTGGACACCATCCGTAAGGCCAACGTCCGTGAGGGCGAGGCCGGCGGCATCACCCAGCACATCGGCGCTTACCAGGTGCTGGCCGAGGTCAACGACGAAGACCGCCTCATCACCTTCATCGACACCCCCGGTCACGAGGCGTTCACCGCCATGCGTGCCCGTGGTGCGAAGGCCACCGATATCGCGATCCTCGTGGTCGCGGCCGACGACGGCGTCATGCCGCAGACGGTGGAGGCCATCAACCACGCGCAGGCCGCGGACGTGCCGATCGTGGTGGCGGTCAACAAGATCGACAAGGAAGGCGCGAATCCGCAGAAGATTCGCCAGCAGCTGACCGAATACGGTCTGGTGGCCGAGGAATACGGTGGCGACACCATGTTCGTCGACATCTCCGCCAAGCAGGGCACCAATATCGAGCAGCTGCTCGAGGCGGTCGTGCTGACCGCGGACGCCTCGCTGGATCTGCGGGCGAACCCGAACATGGACGCGCAGGGTGTGGCCATCGAAGCGCACCTCGACCGCGGCCGTGGCCCGGTGGCGACCGTGCTCATCCAGCGCGGCACGTTGCGGGTCGGCGACTCGATCGTGGCGGGCGACGCCTACGGTCGCGTGCGCCGCATGGTCGACGAGCACGGCGACGACGTCGAGGCGGCCCTGCCGTCGCGGCCCGTCCAGGTCATCGGCTTCACCTCGGTGCCGGGCGCGGGTGACAACCTGCTCGTGGTCGAGGAAGACCGCATCGCGCGTCAGATCGCCGATCGCCGCAACGCTCGCAAGCGCAACGCCCTGGCCGCGCGCAGCCGCAAGCGGATCTCCCTGGAAGATCTGGATGCCGCTCTGAAGGAGACCTCGGAGCTGAACCTGATCCTCAAGGGCGACAACTCCGGTACCGTCGAGGCCCTCGAAGAGGCGCTGCTCGGTATCGATGTCGGCGACGAGGTGCGCCTGCGCGTCATCGACCGCGGTGTCGGTGGCGTCACCGAGACCAACGTCAACCTGGCGTCGGCCTCCAACGCGATCATCATCGGCTTCAACGTCCGTGCCGAGGGCAAGGCGACCGAGCTGGCGAACCGCGAAGGCGTGGACATCCGCTACTACTCGGTCATCTACCAGGCGATCGACGAGATCGAGAAGGCCCTCAAGGGTCTGCTCAAGCCGATCTACGAGGAGCACGAGCTGGGCCGGGCGGAGATCCGCCAGATCTTCCGGTCCTCCAAGTTCGGCAATATCGCGGGTTGCTGGGTGCTCTCGGGCTCGGTCAAGCGCAACGCCAAGGCGCGCCTGATCCGCGACAACGTGGTGATCACCGAGACCACCATCCAGTCGCTGCGCCGCGAGAAGGACGACGTCACCGAGGTTCGCGAAGGCTACGAGTGCGGTTTGACCGTGGGCTTCAACGACATCAAGGACGGCGACATCATCGAGGCCTACGAGCTGCGGGAAAAGCCGCGCGACTAG
- a CDS encoding YlxR family protein yields the protein MRVVAQRSVDSEQTVVVVPDPRRRLPGRGAWMHPSSACLSQAVRRRAIGGALRVSGHLDISALEHYVENRHEHS from the coding sequence ATGCGGGTCGTGGCGCAACGTTCTGTTGACAGTGAACAGACGGTTGTGGTCGTTCCGGATCCGCGGCGCAGACTTCCCGGGAGGGGTGCGTGGATGCACCCCTCGTCGGCTTGTCTGAGCCAAGCAGTTCGGCGCCGAGCGATCGGCGGAGCACTACGAGTGTCCGGACATCTGGATATCTCAGCCCTGGAGCATTACGTAGAGAACAGGCACGAGCACTCATGA